A genomic region of Gordonia crocea contains the following coding sequences:
- a CDS encoding steroid 3-ketoacyl-CoA thiolase — MGVPVIVEAARTPIGKRNGWLSGLHAAEILGAAQRGVIERAGIDPELVEQVIGGCVMQVGEQGNNVTRTAWLHAGLPWQTGATTVDCQCGSAQQANHLIAGLIATDTIDVGVACGIEAMSHVPLGANVGENAGPRRPESWDIDMPNQFDAAERIADRRGITRADLDAFGLRSQQLAKQAWEEGRFDREILTVIAPERTREGEFTGEKLTVNRDQGLRETTAESLAGLKPVIEGGRHTAGTSSQISDGAAAVLLMDEAKAKALGLKPRARLRAQALVGAEPYYHLDGPVQATERVLAKAGMSINDLDLVEINEAFASVVLSWASVHKPDMDKVNVNGGAIALGHPVGSTGSRLITTALHELERRDGETALVTMCAGGALSTGTIIERI; from the coding sequence ATGGGTGTGCCGGTAATCGTCGAAGCGGCGCGGACGCCGATCGGCAAGCGCAACGGCTGGTTGTCGGGTTTGCACGCCGCCGAGATCCTCGGCGCGGCGCAGCGCGGCGTGATCGAGCGCGCGGGAATCGACCCCGAGCTCGTCGAGCAGGTGATCGGCGGCTGCGTCATGCAGGTCGGCGAACAGGGCAACAACGTCACCCGCACCGCGTGGCTGCACGCCGGACTGCCGTGGCAGACCGGCGCGACCACCGTCGACTGCCAGTGCGGCTCGGCGCAGCAGGCCAATCACCTGATCGCCGGGCTGATCGCCACCGACACCATCGACGTCGGCGTGGCGTGCGGGATCGAGGCGATGAGCCATGTTCCACTCGGCGCCAACGTCGGCGAGAACGCCGGTCCGCGCCGACCCGAGTCGTGGGACATCGACATGCCCAACCAGTTCGACGCCGCCGAACGCATCGCCGACCGGCGCGGGATCACCCGCGCCGACCTCGACGCCTTCGGTCTCCGCAGCCAACAGCTCGCCAAGCAGGCCTGGGAAGAGGGGCGCTTCGACCGCGAGATCCTCACCGTGATCGCCCCCGAACGCACCAGGGAGGGCGAGTTCACCGGCGAGAAGCTCACCGTGAACCGCGACCAGGGTCTGCGCGAGACCACCGCCGAATCGCTGGCCGGCCTCAAGCCGGTCATCGAGGGCGGCCGCCACACGGCCGGCACGTCGTCGCAGATCTCCGACGGCGCCGCGGCGGTCCTGTTGATGGACGAGGCCAAGGCCAAGGCGCTCGGCCTCAAGCCGCGCGCCCGGCTGCGCGCCCAGGCACTGGTCGGCGCCGAGCCGTACTACCACCTCGACGGTCCGGTCCAGGCCACCGAGCGCGTCCTGGCCAAGGCCGGGATGAGCATCAACGACCTCGACCTGGTCGAGATCAACGAGGCCTTCGCCTCGGTGGTCTTGAGCTGGGCCAGCGTCCACAAGCCGGACATGGACAAGGTGAATGTCAACGGCGGCGCCATCGCCCTGGGCCACCCCGTCGGGTCGACCGGGTCGCGACTGATCACCACCGCCCTGCACGAGCTGGAACGTCGCGACGGGGAGACCGCGCTGGTCACCATGTGCGCCGGCGGGGCGCTGTCGACCGGCACCATCATCGAGCGGATCTGA
- a CDS encoding cytochrome P450, which produces MNQKGWDFTNPDLLVEGIPLEEFACLRKTAPVWFNAQEPGKGGGFHDAGYWVVSKHADIRDISKNSEDWSTNRNGVIMRFEDDMPAEALEVTKALLINHDPPEHTRLRKVVSKAFTPRAVHGLEEKLDAAARKIVQEAADSGNGDFVHQVAVDLPLMAIADLLGVPQEDRMKLFDWSNSMMNADDPEFTTPPDVASAEILGYGYNMADARRKCPAEDIVSTLVNADIDGHSLDEIEFGYFFILLTVAGNETTRNAISHGMNAFLDNPEQWEIFKRDRPATAVDEIVRWATPVNSFQRTAVRDTEIRGVKIAEGDRVGMFYGSANYDEDVFDDPFTFNVLRDPNPHVGFGGNGAHFCVGANLARMEINLMFNALADIVPDITKLDAPRRLRHGWINGIKELQVDYGTAAK; this is translated from the coding sequence ATGAATCAGAAGGGGTGGGACTTCACCAACCCCGACCTTCTCGTCGAGGGAATTCCGCTGGAGGAGTTCGCCTGCCTGCGCAAGACCGCGCCGGTGTGGTTCAACGCCCAGGAGCCCGGGAAGGGCGGCGGCTTCCACGACGCCGGCTACTGGGTGGTGTCCAAGCACGCCGACATCCGCGACATCTCGAAGAACTCCGAAGACTGGTCGACCAACCGCAACGGCGTCATCATGCGGTTCGAGGACGACATGCCGGCGGAAGCCCTGGAAGTCACCAAGGCGTTGCTGATCAACCACGACCCGCCCGAGCACACCCGCCTGCGCAAGGTCGTGTCGAAGGCCTTCACCCCGCGCGCGGTGCACGGGTTGGAGGAGAAGCTCGACGCGGCGGCGCGCAAGATCGTGCAGGAGGCGGCCGACTCCGGCAATGGCGACTTCGTCCACCAGGTCGCGGTCGACCTGCCGCTGATGGCGATCGCCGACCTCCTCGGTGTCCCGCAGGAAGACCGGATGAAGCTGTTCGACTGGTCGAACTCGATGATGAACGCCGACGACCCGGAGTTCACCACCCCGCCCGACGTCGCGTCAGCGGAGATCCTCGGCTACGGCTACAACATGGCCGACGCCCGCCGGAAGTGTCCGGCCGAGGACATCGTCTCCACGCTGGTCAACGCCGATATCGACGGGCACTCGCTCGACGAGATTGAGTTCGGCTACTTCTTCATCCTGCTGACCGTCGCGGGTAACGAGACCACCCGTAACGCGATCAGCCACGGGATGAACGCCTTCCTGGACAACCCCGAGCAGTGGGAGATCTTCAAGCGGGACCGCCCGGCCACCGCCGTCGACGAGATCGTCCGTTGGGCCACGCCGGTCAACAGCTTCCAGCGGACCGCGGTGCGCGACACCGAGATCCGCGGGGTGAAGATCGCCGAGGGCGACCGGGTCGGCATGTTCTACGGCTCGGCCAACTACGACGAGGACGTCTTCGACGATCCGTTCACCTTCAACGTGCTGCGCGACCCGAACCCCCACGTCGGCTTCGGCGGTAACGGTGCCCACTTCTGCGTCGGCGCCAACCTGGCGCGCATGGAGATCAACCTGATGTTCAACGCGCTGGCCGACATCGTTCCCGACATCACCAAGCTCGACGCGCCGCGCCGCCTGCGCCACGGGTGGATCAACGGCATCAAGGAGCTCCAGGTCGACTACGGCACGGCGGCCAAGTGA
- a CDS encoding nuclear transport factor 2 family protein, giving the protein MSAPASDSTPAYLNIDRENAPGVVVGRKSREAVTARDKQAWLDNFADDGIVEDPVGPSMFDEQGVGHRGKQALSEFWDKTIGTTEKIDFVFDEEVICGNEVAYIGKIVTHIAGHVSEAHGVFTYRADADGKLAALRAFWEVEKTMQTLRPA; this is encoded by the coding sequence GTGAGCGCGCCGGCGTCGGACTCCACTCCCGCCTACCTCAACATCGACCGGGAGAACGCCCCCGGCGTCGTGGTCGGGCGCAAGTCCCGCGAGGCGGTCACGGCACGCGACAAGCAGGCGTGGCTGGACAACTTCGCCGACGACGGGATCGTCGAGGATCCGGTCGGCCCGTCGATGTTCGACGAGCAGGGCGTGGGGCACCGCGGGAAGCAGGCCCTCTCGGAGTTCTGGGACAAGACGATCGGCACCACCGAGAAGATCGACTTCGTCTTCGACGAGGAGGTCATCTGCGGCAACGAGGTGGCCTACATCGGCAAGATCGTCACCCACATCGCCGGACACGTCTCCGAGGCGCACGGGGTCTTCACCTACCGTGCCGACGCCGACGGGAAGCTGGCCGCCTTGCGGGCGTTCTGGGAGGTCGAGAAGACCATGCAGACGCTCCGGCCCGCCTGA
- a CDS encoding nitroreductase family deazaflavin-dependent oxidoreductase, which produces MDADKRPAQLDSPVVAAIIKLGSRLNTRLYRATGGRLGGTWRVGAALRRPAPVGLLTTTGRKTGQPRTAPLIYLRDEERFIVVASQGGLPKHPAWYLNLQADPDVTIQIGRHTHELRARTAAPDERARLWPRLVDLYADFDTYDAWTEREIPVVICEPRD; this is translated from the coding sequence GTGGACGCCGACAAGCGCCCGGCCCAGCTCGACTCGCCGGTGGTCGCCGCGATCATCAAACTCGGCTCCCGGCTGAACACCCGGCTGTACCGGGCCACCGGGGGCCGACTCGGCGGCACGTGGCGGGTGGGCGCGGCACTGCGCCGCCCCGCCCCGGTCGGCCTGTTGACGACGACCGGGCGGAAGACGGGACAACCGCGCACCGCGCCGCTGATCTACCTGCGCGACGAGGAGCGGTTCATCGTCGTCGCCTCACAGGGCGGGCTGCCCAAGCATCCGGCGTGGTATCTGAACCTGCAGGCCGATCCCGACGTCACCATTCAGATAGGCAGGCATACCCACGAGCTGCGGGCCCGCACCGCCGCACCGGACGAGCGCGCCCGGCTGTGGCCGCGGCTGGTGGACCTTTACGCCGATTTCGACACCTACGACGCCTGGACCGAGCGCGAGATCCCCGTAGTCATCTGCGAGCCGCGCGACTAA
- a CDS encoding RNA polymerase sigma factor: MDGGFDGIYREHVAPVWRYVRVRVPADADAEDVVSEVFVAAMRSWERYDPSSGSVGAWLTGIARHRVADWWRRNGKTVPVESVADEPDTADGPETAALRVLAADDLRRHLAVLTDRERDAVALRFGARLSSPEIGAALGISAPAARMLVYRAVGKLREVVT, encoded by the coding sequence ATGGACGGTGGCTTCGACGGTATCTATCGCGAGCACGTGGCGCCGGTGTGGCGCTACGTGCGTGTTCGCGTACCCGCCGACGCCGACGCCGAGGACGTGGTCAGCGAGGTGTTCGTGGCGGCAATGCGGTCGTGGGAGCGCTACGACCCGTCGTCGGGATCGGTGGGTGCCTGGTTGACGGGTATCGCCCGCCACCGGGTCGCGGACTGGTGGCGGCGCAACGGCAAGACGGTGCCGGTGGAGAGTGTCGCCGATGAACCCGATACCGCTGACGGCCCGGAGACTGCCGCGCTGCGGGTTCTCGCGGCCGACGACCTGCGACGCCACCTGGCGGTGTTGACCGACCGGGAGCGCGACGCGGTGGCGTTGCGGTTCGGTGCGCGGCTGTCGTCGCCGGAAATCGGTGCGGCCCTGGGAATCTCCGCGCCAGCGGCTCGGATGCTGGTGTATCGGGCGGTGGGGAAACTGCGAGAGGTGGTGACGTGA
- a CDS encoding group III truncated hemoglobin, which yields MTDLADRSAVAALLDDFYRRAFADELLGPVFVDIAHMDLAEHIPAITDFWCKTVLREGTYRRNVLVPHRELQERAQMGAAHFQRWLQIWQQTVDDRHSGPNADLAKLQAARIAFSMCRTVTGETPTAIGRQLAEAGHPLGTHHPG from the coding sequence ATGACCGACCTCGCCGACCGCAGCGCCGTCGCGGCACTCCTCGACGACTTCTACCGACGCGCCTTTGCCGACGAACTACTCGGCCCGGTCTTCGTCGACATCGCGCACATGGACCTGGCCGAGCACATCCCCGCCATCACCGACTTCTGGTGCAAGACCGTCCTGCGCGAGGGCACCTATCGCCGCAACGTCCTCGTCCCCCACCGGGAACTGCAGGAACGCGCGCAGATGGGCGCCGCACACTTCCAGCGTTGGCTGCAGATCTGGCAGCAGACCGTCGACGACCGGCATTCCGGCCCCAACGCCGATCTGGCGAAACTCCAGGCGGCGCGGATCGCCTTCTCGATGTGCCGGACGGTGACGGGCGAGACGCCGACGGCGATCGGCCGACAACTCGCCGAGGCCGGGCACCCGCTGGGCACCCACCACCCGGGTTAG
- a CDS encoding LysR family transcriptional regulator has translation MPLSDLPDLRALYALRTVAEAGSLNAAGEQLGITQQAVSLRIRSLETSIGARLLIRSPRGCSLTPAGQLVIGWAGQLLGDAERFAESVAALRSGRDREVRVAASLTIAEHLLPQAVAHWRAAQGDAAPAVTLVAANSSVVADEVRLGQADLGFVEAPAVPTDLASRMIARDEIVVVVPPTHPWARRGTVTPAELADTPLVLREAGSGTRQAFDDALAAAGFTAAEPAQVLSTTLGIRTTIAAGSAPGVLSALAVHDDLVAGRLVRVAVDGLHLVRPLTAVWVGAEPPRTARGLLDAVIAATRP, from the coding sequence ATGCCCCTGAGCGATCTGCCCGATCTGCGCGCGCTCTACGCGTTGCGCACGGTGGCCGAGGCCGGAAGCCTCAATGCAGCCGGTGAACAACTCGGTATCACCCAGCAGGCGGTGTCGTTGCGGATCCGCAGCCTCGAGACCTCAATCGGTGCCCGACTTCTCATCCGCTCGCCTCGCGGATGCTCCCTGACGCCGGCCGGGCAATTGGTCATCGGCTGGGCCGGGCAACTCCTCGGCGACGCCGAGCGATTCGCCGAATCGGTGGCCGCGCTGCGCAGCGGCCGCGATCGCGAGGTGCGGGTCGCCGCCAGCCTCACCATCGCCGAGCACCTGCTGCCGCAGGCGGTCGCCCACTGGCGGGCCGCTCAGGGCGACGCCGCTCCCGCCGTCACGCTGGTGGCGGCCAACAGCAGCGTCGTCGCCGATGAGGTCCGGCTGGGTCAGGCGGACCTCGGATTCGTCGAAGCACCCGCCGTACCCACAGACCTGGCCTCGCGGATGATCGCTCGCGACGAGATCGTCGTGGTCGTTCCACCGACACACCCGTGGGCCCGACGCGGCACGGTGACTCCCGCCGAACTCGCCGACACTCCCCTGGTCCTGCGCGAGGCGGGCAGCGGCACCCGACAGGCCTTCGACGACGCGCTCGCGGCGGCCGGCTTCACCGCCGCCGAACCCGCCCAGGTCCTGTCCACGACGCTCGGCATCCGCACCACCATCGCGGCGGGCTCGGCCCCCGGAGTGTTGAGCGCCCTGGCGGTACACGACGACCTGGTGGCCGGACGGCTCGTCCGCGTCGCCGTCGACGGTCTGCACCTCGTCCGGCCGCTGACCGCGGTCTGGGTCGGCGCGGAGCCGCCGCGAACCGCCCGTGGCCTACTCGACGCGGTGATCGCCGCAACCCGCCCCTGA
- a CDS encoding TDT family transporter — protein sequence MLQTRPRTRFPAHQVASASQAVAFITPNWFASVMGTGVVAVASVMLPVHFPGQRVLALGFWALATAILLVVTAATGAHWVRHRAVARSHHRHPVMTHFYGAPAMAFLTVGAGAQLVGVDIIGQRASLAVNAVFWTVGTVLGLSTAVAVPVLLFTRIEVDDDAAFGGWLMPVVPPMVSAATGALLVPHLPSGQWQMTLLWGCYAMFGLSLIASLVIIPLIWGRLAHRGVGAAVMVPTLWIVLGPLGQSITAANQLGGVAGAVDPAYARALAVGGVLYGVPVAGFALLWASIAATLTVGAARRRLPFGLTWWSFTFPVGTCVTGLSALATHTGALAFTGAAVVAYLGLLAAWGIVAGRTAHGVVVTGSLLVPSASR from the coding sequence ATGTTGCAAACCCGCCCCCGCACCCGATTCCCGGCACACCAGGTCGCCTCGGCCTCCCAGGCCGTCGCATTCATCACCCCCAACTGGTTCGCCTCGGTCATGGGCACCGGTGTCGTGGCGGTCGCCTCGGTCATGCTCCCGGTCCACTTTCCCGGCCAACGGGTGCTGGCGCTGGGCTTCTGGGCCCTGGCGACGGCAATCCTGCTGGTGGTCACCGCGGCGACCGGGGCCCATTGGGTCCGGCACCGCGCCGTCGCGCGCAGCCACCACCGTCATCCGGTGATGACGCACTTCTACGGCGCGCCGGCGATGGCCTTCCTCACCGTCGGAGCCGGCGCACAGCTGGTGGGGGTCGACATCATCGGACAGCGCGCGTCGCTGGCCGTCAATGCCGTTTTCTGGACGGTCGGGACCGTACTCGGCTTGAGCACGGCGGTGGCGGTACCGGTGCTGCTGTTCACCCGCATCGAGGTCGACGACGATGCCGCGTTCGGCGGCTGGTTGATGCCGGTGGTGCCGCCAATGGTGTCCGCGGCCACGGGTGCCCTGTTGGTGCCACACCTGCCGTCGGGGCAGTGGCAGATGACGCTGCTGTGGGGGTGTTACGCGATGTTCGGTTTGAGCCTGATCGCGTCGCTGGTCATCATCCCGCTCATCTGGGGTCGGCTTGCGCACCGGGGAGTCGGGGCGGCGGTGATGGTGCCGACCCTCTGGATCGTCCTCGGCCCGCTCGGGCAATCGATTACCGCAGCCAACCAGTTGGGCGGCGTGGCCGGTGCCGTCGACCCCGCCTATGCGCGCGCCCTGGCGGTCGGTGGCGTTCTCTACGGTGTGCCGGTGGCCGGCTTCGCCCTGCTGTGGGCCTCGATCGCCGCCACACTCACGGTGGGCGCCGCTCGCCGACGGCTTCCCTTCGGGTTGACCTGGTGGTCGTTCACCTTCCCGGTCGGGACCTGCGTGACCGGCCTGTCTGCGCTGGCCACCCATACCGGCGCCCTGGCTTTCACCGGCGCCGCGGTCGTCGCGTACCTGGGTCTGCTGGCGGCTTGGGGCATCGTGGCCGGCCGGACCGCACACGGAGTCGTGGTGACCGGGTCACTGCTGGTGCCGTCCGCGTCCCGGTAA
- a CDS encoding sugar O-acetyltransferase yields the protein MGEQRERMLTGQLYRDSDPELVADRIRAQRLCDEFNRTGPDETARRTALLGDLLGRIGEGSWIMPRVQLLTAQHPIEDHEARRQRWESAAPIRIGDNAWFGGGVIVCPGVTIGSNTVVGAGSVVTRDLPDRVLAAGNPARVIRTL from the coding sequence ATGGGCGAACAACGGGAACGGATGCTGACCGGGCAGTTGTACCGGGACAGCGACCCCGAACTGGTCGCCGACCGCATCCGCGCCCAACGGCTGTGCGATGAGTTCAACCGAACCGGCCCCGACGAGACCGCGCGTCGTACCGCGCTGCTCGGCGATCTGCTCGGCCGGATCGGCGAGGGATCGTGGATCATGCCGCGCGTCCAGTTGCTCACCGCGCAGCACCCGATCGAGGACCACGAGGCCCGTCGCCAGCGGTGGGAATCCGCCGCGCCGATCCGCATCGGCGACAATGCGTGGTTCGGCGGCGGGGTGATCGTGTGCCCGGGTGTCACGATCGGCAGCAACACCGTCGTCGGCGCCGGCAGCGTCGTCACCCGCGACCTACCCGACCGCGTGCTCGCCGCGGGAAACCCGGCCCGGGTGATCCGCACCCTGTAG
- a CDS encoding TetR/AcrR family transcriptional regulator has protein sequence MRTHGWGGNPPLDDDEAVARILAAARGVIDEKGAATNLADVARQLGVTRQTVYRYFPSTGDLLAATAMGAVGGLLDRMAVVLTPYTRPDDAVVHGLVAVMSALADDAYVGLVLRGDQLSLPLVGGFTSDVGRGFARSMMARMAVDWDAWGLAEAQLADIADITLRTLQSLVLDDGGRDAADLAAFLDRWVGAAIRGMAVEPPDSR, from the coding sequence ATGCGCACACACGGTTGGGGCGGGAACCCCCCGCTCGACGACGACGAAGCCGTCGCGCGCATCCTGGCCGCGGCGCGCGGGGTGATCGACGAGAAGGGGGCGGCGACCAATCTCGCCGACGTCGCCCGTCAGCTCGGGGTGACCCGCCAAACCGTCTACCGCTATTTCCCGAGTACCGGCGACCTGCTGGCCGCAACGGCGATGGGCGCGGTCGGCGGGCTGCTCGACCGGATGGCCGTCGTGCTGACGCCCTACACCCGGCCCGACGACGCGGTGGTGCACGGACTGGTGGCGGTCATGTCCGCGCTGGCCGACGACGCCTATGTCGGCCTGGTCCTGCGCGGCGACCAGTTGAGCCTGCCGCTCGTCGGCGGATTCACCTCGGACGTCGGCCGCGGGTTCGCGCGGTCGATGATGGCGCGGATGGCGGTGGATTGGGATGCCTGGGGGTTGGCCGAGGCGCAGCTCGCCGACATCGCCGACATCACGCTGCGCACACTGCAGTCACTCGTCCTCGACGACGGGGGTCGCGACGCCGCCGATCTCGCGGCCTTCCTCGACCGGTGGGTCGGGGCGGCGATCCGCGGAATGGCCGTCGAGCCCCCGGATTCGCGTTAG
- a CDS encoding helix-turn-helix domain-containing protein gives MAAIKFVMDGALARAARHLCRVSVRTVAKKAGLDQKALRKYEKGGENLSPKQIQALTDALVHYGARFVPEDRRGGVGVRRKFSRTAVQMIDSWEDEGGPVGEDDV, from the coding sequence ATGGCTGCAATCAAGTTCGTGATGGACGGTGCCCTGGCGCGTGCGGCCCGGCACCTTTGTCGGGTGTCGGTGCGCACCGTTGCCAAAAAGGCTGGTCTGGACCAGAAGGCGCTCCGCAAGTACGAGAAGGGCGGGGAGAACCTCTCGCCCAAGCAGATCCAGGCGCTGACCGACGCGTTGGTCCACTACGGGGCCCGGTTCGTCCCCGAGGACCGTCGTGGCGGCGTCGGCGTGCGCCGCAAGTTCAGTCGGACCGCCGTGCAGATGATCGACTCCTGGGAGGACGAGGGCGGTCCGGTCGGCGAGGACGACGTCTGA
- a CDS encoding cytochrome P450 — MTAAAETCPIGRGFDFADPDLLEKHGMPVAEFAQLRKTAPVWWNDQPALAPIFGDEGFWVISKHRDIRDISKDSGLWSTNAKGAIIRLPEYMEPDQLEFTKALLINHDPPEHTRLRKIVSRMFTPKAVHNLEDQLAATARSVVEEAVTKGSGNFVDDVAIHLPLRAIMDLLGVPEPDRGRIHQLVDSIINSDDPDQPFDPISANAELMAYAYQMAEERRKNPTDDIVTTLVQAGEDGEAMTEIEFGFFVILLITAGNETTRNATSHGMNAFFDNPDQWELFKAERPTTTVDEVLRWATPVHAFQRTATADTQLGGVDIAQGQRVGLFYSSANYDEEVFDDPFSFTITRDPNPHLAFGGNGAHFCIGANLARMELNLIFNAIADVMPDISRVSEIKRVRSGWLNGVKGLGVDYGCPVAKA; from the coding sequence ATGACCGCAGCCGCAGAGACCTGTCCGATTGGCCGGGGCTTCGACTTCGCCGACCCGGACCTGCTCGAGAAACACGGGATGCCCGTCGCCGAGTTCGCGCAGCTCCGCAAGACCGCACCCGTGTGGTGGAACGACCAGCCGGCCCTGGCGCCGATCTTCGGCGACGAGGGATTCTGGGTGATCTCGAAGCACCGCGACATCCGCGACATCTCCAAGGACAGCGGGCTCTGGTCGACCAACGCCAAGGGCGCGATCATCCGCCTGCCCGAGTACATGGAGCCCGACCAGCTCGAGTTCACCAAGGCGCTGCTGATCAACCACGATCCGCCCGAGCACACCCGGCTGCGCAAGATCGTCTCGCGCATGTTCACCCCCAAGGCCGTGCACAACCTCGAGGACCAGCTCGCCGCGACCGCGCGATCGGTCGTCGAGGAGGCCGTCACGAAGGGGTCGGGCAACTTCGTCGACGACGTCGCAATCCACCTGCCGCTGCGCGCCATCATGGACCTGCTCGGTGTTCCCGAGCCCGACCGCGGCCGCATCCACCAGCTCGTCGACTCGATCATCAACAGCGACGATCCAGACCAGCCATTCGACCCGATCAGCGCCAACGCCGAACTGATGGCCTACGCCTACCAGATGGCCGAGGAGCGCCGGAAGAACCCGACCGACGACATCGTCACCACCCTGGTCCAGGCCGGCGAGGACGGCGAGGCGATGACCGAGATCGAATTCGGCTTCTTCGTCATCCTCCTCATCACCGCGGGCAACGAGACGACGCGCAACGCCACCAGCCACGGGATGAACGCCTTCTTCGACAATCCCGACCAGTGGGAGCTGTTCAAGGCGGAGCGGCCCACGACCACCGTCGACGAGGTGCTGCGGTGGGCCACCCCGGTCCACGCCTTCCAGCGCACCGCCACGGCGGACACCCAGCTCGGCGGCGTCGACATCGCCCAGGGCCAGCGGGTCGGCCTGTTCTACAGCTCGGCCAACTACGACGAAGAGGTCTTCGACGACCCGTTCTCGTTCACCATCACCCGAGACCCCAACCCGCACTTGGCCTTCGGCGGCAACGGCGCCCATTTCTGCATCGGCGCCAACCTGGCACGCATGGAGCTGAACCTCATCTTCAACGCCATCGCCGACGTCATGCCCGACATCAGCCGGGTCAGCGAGATCAAGCGCGTGCGGTCGGGGTGGCTCAACGGCGTGAAGGGGCTCGGCGTCGACTACGGCTGCCCGGTGGCCAAGGCCTGA
- the fadD8 gene encoding fatty-acid--CoA ligase FadD8 gives MTDIDLLRGDTHLGDFLVAALHRHAGRPVLQLGDVELTGAEMAGAISTYVQAFEALGAAPGTAVGLLALNRPEVLLVIGAGQTQGYRRTALHPLGSADDHAFVLTDAGVSTLIIDPVPKFVDRAVELLDKVPGLTRVLTLGPVPPELAEVGTDLIATAAGFSPQPLRAARLAPDHIVSITYTGGTTGKPKGVIGTARAMSTMTQIQLAEWEWPDRPRFLMCTPLSHAGAAFFTPTLVKGGTMIVLPTFDPALVLKTIEEQRITATMLVPSMLYALMDHPDSHTRDLSSLQTVYYGASPINPVRLAEAIERFGPIFAQYYGQSEAPMVISYLRRDEHDAARLGSCGRPSAFLRTALLDAEGNEVPRGEPGEICVSGPLLSGGYLGLPEQTEQTFTPDGWLRTGDVAREDDDGFWFIVDRTKDMIVSGGFNVFPREVEDVVAEHKSVAQVGVVGTPDDKWGEAVTAVVVLRAGEGETDEARELIAAEIKQSVKDRKGAVQSPKQVLFVDSLPLTALGKPDKKALRARFWEGSARSVG, from the coding sequence ATGACGGATATCGATCTTCTCCGCGGCGACACCCATCTCGGCGACTTCCTCGTCGCCGCCCTGCACCGCCATGCCGGCCGGCCGGTCCTCCAACTCGGCGACGTCGAGCTCACCGGCGCCGAGATGGCCGGGGCGATCAGTACCTATGTCCAGGCCTTCGAAGCGCTCGGAGCGGCCCCCGGCACGGCCGTGGGTCTGCTCGCGCTCAACCGACCCGAGGTCCTGCTCGTCATCGGCGCCGGACAGACGCAAGGTTACCGCCGCACCGCCCTGCACCCGCTCGGATCGGCCGACGACCACGCCTTCGTGCTCACCGACGCCGGGGTCTCGACGCTCATCATCGACCCGGTGCCCAAGTTCGTCGACCGCGCCGTGGAGCTTCTGGACAAGGTGCCCGGACTGACCCGGGTGCTGACGCTGGGGCCGGTTCCGCCCGAGCTCGCCGAGGTGGGCACCGACCTCATCGCCACCGCGGCCGGCTTCTCGCCGCAGCCGCTGCGCGCCGCGCGGCTCGCCCCCGACCACATCGTGTCGATCACTTACACGGGCGGGACCACCGGCAAGCCGAAGGGCGTCATCGGTACCGCGCGCGCCATGTCGACCATGACCCAGATCCAGCTCGCCGAATGGGAGTGGCCCGATCGGCCGCGCTTCCTGATGTGTACCCCGCTCTCCCACGCCGGAGCCGCCTTCTTCACCCCGACGCTGGTCAAGGGCGGCACGATGATCGTGCTGCCCACCTTCGATCCGGCGCTGGTGCTCAAGACGATCGAGGAGCAGCGGATCACCGCGACGATGCTGGTGCCGTCGATGCTCTACGCGCTGATGGACCACCCCGACTCCCACACCCGCGACCTCTCCTCGTTGCAGACCGTCTACTACGGCGCCTCACCGATCAACCCGGTGCGCCTGGCCGAGGCCATCGAGCGCTTCGGGCCGATCTTCGCGCAGTACTACGGCCAGTCCGAGGCGCCGATGGTGATCAGCTACCTGCGCCGCGACGAGCACGACGCGGCCCGCCTGGGCAGCTGCGGCCGGCCGTCGGCCTTCCTGCGCACCGCGCTGCTCGACGCCGAGGGCAACGAGGTGCCTCGCGGTGAGCCGGGCGAGATCTGCGTCTCCGGTCCGCTGCTGTCCGGCGGATACTTGGGGCTGCCCGAGCAGACCGAGCAGACCTTCACCCCCGACGGCTGGCTGCGCACCGGCGACGTCGCGCGCGAGGACGACGACGGCTTCTGGTTCATCGTCGACCGCACCAAGGACATGATCGTCTCCGGCGGCTTCAACGTCTTCCCGCGCGAGGTGGAAGATGTTGTCGCCGAGCACAAGTCGGTTGCCCAGGTCGGTGTCGTCGGAACCCCCGACGACAAGTGGGGCGAAGCCGTCACCGCCGTCGTCGTCCTGCGGGCCGGCGAGGGGGAGACCGACGAGGCGCGCGAGCTGATCGCCGCTGAGATCAAGCAGTCGGTGAAGGACCGCAAGGGGGCGGTGCAGTCGCCCAAGCAGGTCCTGTTCGTCGACAGTCTGCCGCTGACCGCACTCGGCAAGCCGGACAAGAAGGCGCTGCGGGCCCGGTTCTGGGAGGGCAGCGCGCGCAGCGTCGGCTAA